AACCTCCTTCAGTATAAAAGGATCATCCGATCCTCCATTTTTTGGATATGTGAATACTCTGACCTCTTTGACGCCATTATCCAATAGACATTCTTTTGACTCGCTTATTTCGTATTCTGAGACGTTATTGGGTACATCTTCCAGTTTAATATGATTCATAGAATGAGAGCCTATATCATATCCTTCTTTTTCTAACTGCACTATGTCATTCCAGTTTAATTCATCACTCTTTGAAACATTATTACATATAATAGCAAAAGTTGCAGTATAGTTGTATCCGTCAAGTATTGGTTTTGCATTAGTTATTTGCCCCTTCTTTCCATCATCAAATGTAATAATGGCTAGTTTTTTTTCATCTCTTTCAGGTGCGTTCTCGGGCGTATTTATTGCTGCTTGATTGCTTTTATTGTCTAGAGTGCCATTTGCGTTTAGAACTATACTTTTATCCAACGTATTATCGAATAAGGAATTAATACCAATTGGAATTAAGAATAGAAGTATTACCGTTATCAACATATTTCTAAAAACTATCAATCCACTTTAGAATTATTAATTTACCTTATAAGTTCATCTTTTAGTAGTGAGAAACAATGAAACAGGGTATCAAATCACCCACTTTTCTTTAGAAATAAATGGACAACTAGAAATATTGCTCTAGTATTAAGATGAACTTTGAAAAAATTTTTTAAAATATGGCTAATTTAGAAAGTTATAGATTATCAAGGATTGTACTATGATCTAGAATAGAATCTTATTCCAATGACATAGAAAATCATTTTTGATTATAACACCCTATTCAATTGTAATTATTTCTGAAAAGGTCATACTTTACATTTGATACTTTTGGACACTCTTTCCCCAAATAACAAACCAATCGAGAATGATATGATATATATCACAAGAAAATTAAAGTTATTGTGAATACTTTATCCTTTATTAAATTGTCTTATTAACGACTAATGATGTTTTTCTTAGCATTACGAGTTAACATTTAACGTTATAGTAATAAAGATAATAAATAAAACTGACACCATAATAAATTCTCTAATTTGCTTTAACTCCAGGCAAGTTTTCAAAAGAACTTTGAACTGCTTCCATATCATTTGCTACACTGTGACTCAACTCCACATCGTCTATCACCTTTTGATTACAAACTAATTGTATTGTAGTATTACTAGGTACTGGATTTTTGTCAATTTGCTGAGTATAACAATTGTTAAAGACCAACGATGTCAAGCCTTGATCTGTAGGATCAGCGTAGTTTGGAACTAATAGTGGCTCTCCGTAAGCGATTGAATAAGCAGAAAAGAGGAATACAAAACATGCTATGAATATGAGTTGATAGTTTCTTATTTCTCTATTCATTTGATAGTGGTTTTTTCTTAAAAAGTTATTAATCTTTAGATCCGGAAATCGTAGAGTACGGAAGATCAACCGATGATGATTTCAATGCTTTTATGACTTTTAATCACATGATGAAGCAAGGTATTACAACTCTGTGTAGTGCTGAAACTTCAAGTAAGTGCACTAAGGTGACCATCCCTATTATTCATAAATCAAGACATAATTCAATTATTAGGATGATTAAAGATGATACTCTCGTATTAAAAAACCAAAGGATAAGTTGAGTATGGTTTAGGACATCTAACTCATTCTATCCTGTGTCTGATAAAGTAATATGAAAATATACCAAAAAATCTGAATGTTCTAACGATTTAACTATGGTAAGACTATTGTATATCAAATGATTATCGGTAGTTTGGAAAGGTATGTCTGTGTCGTCAAATCTATTTGTTTCTAATGTTGAGACGTTATCTCTGTACGGATCTACTAATTACGTAATCGTAATATGGTTTTATCTATCACGTTCCAAACCTCTTCTTGCTAATCACCTTTACAAGACTAACTATCTTGGCAAAATCATTCTATCTTGAGTGTAAGATCACTGTATTCGACTATTTTCCTCTCAACCTGGACGTATATAATCTCCAACAGTTCCAAGCCAGCCGGCTCAATGAAATATTTTTTTTCGATCCCGTTATACGATATGAACGAACTATTTAACAAATAGTAAATGTATTCTCTCAGAACCAATTCGGATGTTAGGACCACCCTCTGTAGGCACCGATCAATTTCAGAGAATGATGAACCATCAATGCATGTCAGTAATATTGGTTCTATAATAACTACCTTGAGGTAAACTGGATCAGGATTATTATTATTATTATTTGTGCATTCGTGATTCATTATGGTATTTACCACATTTTGTCTCATCTACACAATAGTGTTATTTGATATTTCATTGGTCCCTTGTGAATCATCGCTTTCTTCGATTCCTTCTGTAGCATTGGTTAAGGTGTTGTTATAGACTTTATTTCCGATAGAGTTATGATATAGATAGATTCCTTGACTCTCACAATTACTGATGTCATTATCATAAACTTCGTTGTTTGGCGATTGAGATAAGAATATACACTTTTCCTCGTCGTGAACATCGTTATTTCTAGCAACAGAATCAGACATATTTCTACTAAACATGATTCCAGACCCTGCACTGTTATATACTTCATTACCTTCGATTGTAATATTGTAACAATCAAGTGAGCATATTATGCCCATTGCACCATGGTCATGCACTGTGTTGTTCCTGATAATCATATCATGAGTTGCAGTATGGGGGTCAAAACCATACATAAAGTTATCATGAACATTATTATCTTCTAAAACTACACCACCTACACCAACGGAATAAAATCCAAACCGGTCATGGTGAATCTCATTATTCTTTACTATACTTGTTCCATTGTTTCCGTAGTAACTAATACCAGAACAACCGCTACCGCATTCATAACCTAGATAAGCAATTTCAGAATTGGTAATATTCATTGTTCCAGAAGTTTCATCTTCTGTTTTTATGTAAGGTCTTGGTATAGCATCGATACCGGTATGCTCAAATTCTCTGCTAGGGAGTATGTCAACTTCAAACTTTATAACATCATTGTTCTTAGGATCCCATGAAGTAATTTTTACCGAATCTATAATTAAATTACCAAAAACCGTAATAGAGTTCACAATATCTCGGTCACCATCACCGTTCTTATCTCCAGCTAATATCTTGAGCCATTTGGTATCACTCGAATTAATCACAAGTGTTGAATCTTTTTCGACTATTATGGTTGCATCTAATATCCAAGTACTTTGATTGGAATTATTTTCTCTATTTAGAATCTCTTGATTTTGAATACTATTGTATATATCGGTAAGAGTTGTAGGATGTGAGCAGGACACAGTAATCGTGTTTTTACCATTTTCCTCGTCAGTATTATAACCAATACAGTCAGTATTACTACTTTTATCACTACTATCACTATTTTGATCAGGCTCCTGAGCGAACGACGCGATATTTATTAAACCAAGTCCGCTGAATGTTAATATGATAACGAAAACCGATACAAAACACGTTGCTGAAATGAAACTCGCTAGCCGTTTCAATTTATCTGATTGATGATTATTCTACCCGATTATAAGATTTATCTTTACAATTTTTTAAAAATGACAATCTTGAAAAATATTGAGAATTATTTTCAATACTCAAAATAATTTCAAACGATTTTATATAAAATGGATTAGTCCGTACTTATTTATTGACCATACCCAATTCTGTATCTTTATTTATGGCAATAAAAGTACAAGGTTTTAGGCATCCAAACACGCAAATAGTCTGGTGCCTAGATAACATTAGTAATCGATAAATTTTCTAACCAATGAGTTTCTACTCCAATTAATGAACTAAATCCTTGTTCTAACGACATTACTCCAGATATACTAAAGATG
This Candidatus Nitrosocosmicus oleophilus DNA region includes the following protein-coding sequences:
- a CDS encoding right-handed parallel beta-helix repeat-containing protein — protein: MKRLASFISATCFVSVFVIILTFSGLGLINIASFAQEPDQNSDSSDKSSNTDCIGYNTDEENGKNTITVSCSHPTTLTDIYNSIQNQEILNRENNSNQSTWILDATIIVEKDSTLVINSSDTKWLKILAGDKNGDGDRDIVNSITVFGNLIIDSVKITSWDPKNNDVIKFEVDILPSREFEHTGIDAIPRPYIKTEDETSGTMNITNSEIAYLGYECGSGCSGISYYGNNGTSIVKNNEIHHDRFGFYSVGVGGVVLEDNNVHDNFMYGFDPHTATHDMIIRNNTVHDHGAMGIICSLDCYNITIEGNEVYNSAGSGIMFSRNMSDSVARNNDVHDEEKCIFLSQSPNNEVYDNDISNCESQGIYLYHNSIGNKVYNNTLTNATEGIEESDDSQGTNEISNNTIV
- a CDS encoding polysaccharide deacetylase family protein, with the protein product MDKSIVLNANGTLDNKSNQAAINTPENAPERDEKKLAIITFDDGKKGQITNAKPILDGYNYTATFAIICNNVSKSDELNWNDIVQLEKEGYDIGSHSMNHIKLEDVPNNVSEYEISESKECLLDNGVKEVRVFTYPKNGGSDDPFILKEVSKHYDLARTGNDPLEFLQCQIGSSYTMMNKISCSSLGNDINKDGRYSIIGWSHDADREAKGYDDSQMLQKFIQVVESQNKYNKGNEIRSIPVLIYHDIDKESGFYTTSIELFKAEMKYLHDNDFIVIRLLDLI